CATATCCAATTACCttcatatataaaaacaaataatattagaaaaacttttatacaaatatgtaattaaattaaaaatattttttcaattttcgtACAAAGCATGGATATCTATCTAGTCTATAAATAGCATTGGTTTAATAAAATCCACGATTGCACAATATTCTAGTCGCAATTCTTCAATTGAATCACCTATACTGATCATCAGTCTTGCATTGGACAtcatgattttaaaattatgtaagatATCGATTTCTACTTTTAGTGtgtatcatagtcatatattaataatgatatgtTCCCATTTTTTCATTTCAAcaatttcatttgttgttcttttaaataatctttgtatttaCATTAAATATTTGGACATAATTAGCTTTAGTcacctaattttaatattttttaatgtttatggtccccGTATATTTTTCGCTAActatatttatatttacattTCTATAACGCTTATGATCCGTATATGTTTCACATTAAcaatatgttaatatttttttatgtttgtggtccttatatatttttccactatctttattttatatttttttaatgctcaTAGTCCCAATTTTTTCTCTATGAATTTTACTATTCAATACATAATATCTCCCCCATCTAAAAGATttaacttttcttaatttttgtgaatATTCTTTATGGAAACTTCAAAAAGGAGGATCAAAAGATATTAACTTACTAGACAATATTAGTTGGAGGTGCTATATATATGTCGTAGATTACTGATACTCTTGCGCTTATCAGTTGGTGTTCTTGTTTTTACCTTGgtctttttaaatatcatttttattcgtttttaccTAGTTACTCCCTTAGTccctttgtttctttttgtttgtcacTTTACCTTTTGCACGCatttttttagcaaattttaagtcttaatatttctaagtacgtatcataaaaaatatataaaaattatatattaaaaaattttatatcaagacaaatctaacaagatctcatatgaatatattttatcttcaatatatatacttcaaaaatctaatttaaatttctctttcttAAAGTGGACAAGCTTAAAGTGGACATACAAAAAAGATTGGAGAgagtatttttatttctttatatgtattttatttaatttttgtttttgactattgagaatttttttaagGATTCTTCTAAGGATATTTCTTGAATCGAGGGATTTTTTGACAACACTCTCCTTTTTGGATATGAGTTGACGTCTTCCTTTCCTTCTCACATTTCGatcataattttctattaataagataCATCGGATAAGATCACGATGCTCACCACAATATTACAAGGAATACTAATCAGTAGTATCTTTTTAGTTAGGAAGATACAATGAACTTAATATTCACTTGCAACCTAAATCAAAGTGTACCAAAAATGAAGATAATGATTTTCACAATTCACAAATAGGAAATATATCATgcttatgaaaaaatatatataaaataataatattaaatatttgttgTAGAGGATAATATTCATGATAAACTatgatttttcttttgaaaatcttcattatatatatacctatcTTTAGTGGTTTTTCTCATGCAATTGACATTCGTTCAAGTCTTCAAAAACAAAGTACTCTTCTTCTCTTTataattattcttttatttctttcactattcttttattgttattttataattatattattatagtttCCTAATGTCTCAATctaaaatcttaaaaatagctaattgttaattataaacCTCCTAAATAATTGTGATGAATTTAATGTTTTATAGTTGATTAATATTATatgttaatttatatttttttcgttaTATAAGGATTTTGcataagaattaagaaattGGTAATGTTTGCGTTGAAAGAACTATTATAACCTCTAAAAAATGTGTGTAAAAGTTAATGAGGtatggataaaataaaaagCAAAGACAAAATagacatttttgtaatttttttttttgtcaaaaatagtATTGAAGCAAGTAATATAAAAcaatttaataagaaaaataaagcaagcctataataaaattaaaaaagtatataaaaattgaacatttttatctagtttatatttgattttggtTTCACATTAATATGATTTATCGAATAACTAAATAATTGTTTATTGGGTGTAAATCATAGGTTGATCTAGACTTCTGGCACATTTCGGTGTCCAATCACTTAGGCCTCTAAAAACCAGTGGCtttaaattagggttaagatgcattttttttatataatcaaGTTTtgtaattcaaatttaatttttcgtgTTTAATAGATTTGTTGAATCACGGGATAAATTTTGTGTTGTTTATAAATGAATATTCAAGTATAAACTATTTCGTTTTCTACATTTTaatgttaaatatttttatagttgatttaattttctttagttATTCTTAAAGGACATAAGGGtcctattttaaaaaaatagaaccCATCTTTGATTTACCCTTAGGTGTAATTTGTATGAATTTTTTCTAAACCATATGATAATTTTTTCAgctcgtcttatatgagactgtcTTACCATGAGATAGACCCATATAATTACTagtctatttttctaattgataactttaaaattgtaagtgatcaccttaatataataaatatatatagatcaTCCCAATAGCAATAGTTTCACCATAAAAccgtttcatttaaaaatttgtgtatattttttttatttgcacgTCTATactcaaatttttaatttgttttacaaGTATTGACATTATTAATTTGTCTATATTATTTGCATgtctcatttaaaatttatgcatattttttatttccatATCTATACTCACATATCTAATTTGTTATTAcaagtattaattaatatttttgaaataacTAATTCATAGGAAATATTTGACCTATCAAAGTGAAAAATGGGTCCCACTCATTACAATTTAGTCATTCTCATAATCCTCATGGGAGTACTCATCACACCAAAGGTGATTGTATCAGCACATTTTGGGTACAACGTAACAGTTACAAATGGACTTCAACAAGGAGAACAACTTGTATTTCGATGCCAATCAAAGGATACTGATTTAGGTTATCATCATTTTTCAGACACTGGAGCAAGTTTTagttgggtttttaaggttAATTTCTTAGAAACTACACTTTACTTTTGTCATTTTTACTGGAGGGATAAAACTGTAAGTTTTCCTGTTTTTACCGTCAAAAATGAAGGTGATTGTGCGTATTTAGTTTATTGGGAGGTTAGGTCGGATGGTTTCTACTATCATTGTGATGATGATGACTCCTATTACAAGCACTCTTGGTCTAATTAGAATTATGATTTGCATTAAAagcaaattttttaattttttgctgtcaaaaaaaaataaaatctttaatATGAAGAATTATTTTATGTGCTTATGTTAATGTACAACATTGTGTCTAGAGTTGTGTGAAATGGATTTGACTTGAATTATGTTGTATATCTGGGCGTTTGTTTCGAGTTCACTCTCATTTATGAGTATGTGTTGTCGTCTTCAGTTCCTTCTCAGAACCTGAACATAGTTTCTATGAGTGAGATACATtaggtatgatgataatgatatttAAACCTACATGAATCAAAATTATAGTAACTTGAacctaaaatttaataaaaaggtAATCTTGCCAAACCTaagttgaattgaaaaaaacCTGAGTGAAACCAAATTGTGCTACCCAAATTGAATTTGAATTATCAAGCTAATGACGAGTTTAGTGAAAGGTCAAACATAAAGACAGCATATATGCAACATAAAGACATAAACATTCTCGTCATTCTCTTAATTAGGATAATTAATCTATAGATTTTTCATCACTCTCTTAAGAGATCAAAACACGTTAACATTACTCTAATAATTTATCCTTTCTATTATACTtactgtatttttttatttaattgttttaaattacttgCTACAGGTTACAACAAAACATAATTACGTAAATATCCATTATGGTCACGGTCATGATCATCAACCTCAATAACTTTTATAcctatgtttttagagattataATGGTCTTTTAACGTAAAGACTCAATTCTAGTGCAAACTCTTATATAGCGAGTAAAACAAATGAACGAATTCACCATTTATACAtagtttaatattataaaattacaaagccaaaagaaaataaagggaCCCAAGAATAAGTAGTTAGGATGCATTTGTCTATAAGACAATCCGATTGATCAAAAACAAATACACATACAAATACACctaaaaaaacaacttttagAAAGGGAATTAAAAGGGGTTGCTACTTGCTACAAATGAGCTGTATTAATTATGTGAGAATTAAGATTTATTTATTAACTTTGAACCCTTTAAAGGGGCACGTGAGGCTTTTAcacttataaatttttttattttttctcatgGATGATGGATGATGGTATAGCTTGGTAGGTCAATGTCCAAAAATGATTTATATATCATGGTTTTCCATTCATTGGAGGGaacataattatattatattatgacttattgtttataataaattaataataatcctTTTTAGTTATGGGGTCCCTAATCCCTATAAAATTAAGTAAGGTTTATGGGATGGAAGAGATAAAGATTGATTCTCTAAGATTTTTGTCATCATCATGCTCATTTTACCATACTAGTGGCACTGATCACTTCAACTAAATCAAGGACTAACATGCACTCATGCATGGAGCTTCAAGATTTGTCAGAACTTCCTTAATTTTTATTCACAAATTATTATTGTGAGACATGTTCTCTTcgagagacgcattagatatatgggctaaatagttcaattaatacaaatgagaaaataagaatatgaacttcttgttttgaggttgtctctCTGAGAGACGGTCTGTCATAAAAATAACtgatttttattacttttgttaCTTTTACATGTTATGTGGGAAAATGTTACCATatgttgcaacttgcaagtatTATACTCCCTATGTACTTATGAGTTTTCtgatatttctaattttgttttgctctttaattttgttaatctATATCCTACCTTGGTAGTTATAAACGGAGAAGAAGAATTCATGTGGAAAGACCattaaaactaatatatttAGTTCAtttaatcttttgggattaagattctgacattattgttgttgttattgtatTTTTATCTTGCAACAATTTTTTTCAAGCATAATATTTTTACCgcattttttaattcttcttcatctcatttatttattttctatagtatctacaaaatttaattctctcattatataataataggagtaaaataagtataataaaagtaaaaagaaaataaagccGAAAAGGTGTTTAGAGCTTGCACTCGCACTCTTACTTGATCACTTTAGTAAAGAGTAGTACAATTACCCATCTCACTTAATTATTTAAGgacttaaattttttaaagatgGTAACCATGAttctataaatttattatttaatgtgAATCAGTCAACTTAACTCCAAGTTTAGACTCATGGTTGTGCTTTCGGTTTTTGTTATAAATTGCATCACACTTCTTCATATAAAAGTCATTTTTAGTTGTACTCATGAATGCAATACAGGTTATTTTTATACACCGTAATCTTAAAGTCTTAATCTCAAAAAATTaagatatattatttaaattaatagatCAGGTTCAGTGGTCATCCACATGAAGCAGGTCATCTAGtaaacaattttatttattgtctcCTCTATATTTACTTCTTCTAACCCCTTTCTTATTACTTAATTCGTTTTAATTTTATATCTCAAGCTAAAAGGGTGGATGAATTGaatgtatgatttttttttttttttttaatacggCCTCACTTCATGTAGTTCTAATATGTTCATTCATTTGATACAAGGATTGTAGTCTTTGGAAGTGCTTGGCATGATGGATGAAAATGTAAGGAAAAGGACATAATTAAAGAGGGAAAAGGAAATATTAAGTTTTATTGttaaaatttaggaaaaattaccttgagTAATTCAacaattttatgattttcctacaataatctcacctattaattaacaataaataatcataattttagaaggtattttcctaaaataaatcCGATAACCGAATAACTTGACATTCAATCccaaacaaatcaaaatagTTACTACACATAGAAAATGACAAATTTGACAAAAGTAATTTCTTTAAAAGAATGTTGAATCcaaagaatcaagaaagagtGATTTGATATTCAATCTTTTTTGTCCCACACTCACATAGTTCAGAGCTGTAAAGCAAGTGCTACAAAGCCAAATACTACTATCTCTTTTTTAAACGGGCCATGattgcattttattttttacttataaGCAAAATTGTCCATAATAATCCATCTACTTATTCTAATTTAAGagcaaatattataattattgtgcgCAAATaatgtgtaaattttatttaattacaaGCACACGATATATGTGTAATTATACGGGTCGAACTCAAGGAAGCGAGTTAACGAATTTATCTAATTTATAATCACGAGCTACGAAACAAGCAATATGAATTTGGTTTTAATCTAAAACTACTGTAACAAGTAATTAAACTGATGCAaacaaagtaaataaataagGCAAGATCAACAATTTGATATgaagataacaaaaataaaacaaatctaAGACGTCGGGAATTACCTAATTCGAGCATGGAAGTCAATTACTTGCATGGAAAAGGTAAAGGTAAAGGTAAATGACACTCTCAATATCCCGCACAAGGCAGGGTCCAGGTGGAGGGTGttctttttcctgaaagatgcaGACAAATCATACCCGTTCCCCTAATGAGAgagtaaagagagatgcgcGCAGTCTAGAAACCCCTCAACTGATACCTGCGCCCAGTAGGAGTCAAATCCCAAACCTTCTGCTCCATATGCAGATGCTCAATTACTTGCATAATTGTATAAAATTGAATCTTTAACATGATTAAAAgcgatctaattaatctcaagtttccgctctattgatcaatatcTTTTCAAGACCTTACTAatattaatcctcaaacttccgttttattggttAAATTAGTATGACTTTAACTCAAACATACCTCAATCCTGCATCAATTCTAATTTCAAACTTCTATTTTGTTGAAAAGGTTAAcaaagatatttaaactaaggTTCATTAAGCATAGATTTAATCGTAGATTCAAATTCcacacaattaatcaattaaagtCATTCCATGCATCAAATTAGGGTCAATCCCTCAATCCTAGAAGGAAAATCTACTCACTAGACATGATGATGAATATGAAATTGACAATAAAGAAAAACCTAATTAAAATACTAAACATAatgaaaaaaagtaattaaagatgattaaataagtaattaaaagacaagataatgaaacttactaattgaagcatgaacaaactatgaattgaatcaaattaagtaaaagtaacaatgaaagataataaaaattgaGTTTCTTCTAAGTACTCATAACTAAGAGAAAACCATGAAAATTAAGACATAACACTAACTAAAAGAATGCCTGAACTTGAAATTAAAACTACCCCTTTTATACTAGGGTCTAATTTTGGGTAAAAACCACCAGAAAATAActgaaatttaataaaataaaacattaaaatgatGTGGATACTGCCGGAGCGAACTTCCTGGACCCGACGGCAAGTCGTAGCTTTTAGGCGATGACTCGTCGCTTTGCTACTGAATGACGAACTTTAAACAACTGCCATTTTCTGCTTGATTGTCAGAATTGTACATATAATATACCATTGGAAATCTACTTTCCAATGCcacaaaccttgcattaatacaaTCTTTCTGTCAAAAGTTATGACTAAAATAGTaagcatgtatcaaatttcacctcaaaacttttgcattttaaACACTTTTCTACTCTTTTTCCCATCTTCATTTTAAAACATCTTCAAATGAGCAATAATCTCCTTAGTAaactccgtcatcattaaaaccataagattTATGCTTAAAACGatcaaaattactaaaaattaaCATGAGTAACCAAAATGGGTAAAGTGAcataaatcttcaaaagaaGCACGAATTTATTAACAATaaccatcattaaggagtataaaatgatataaataagtgcaaataattacactttcagcaaataatataattattgttgGAAATgacctatttatttttattagggaACTTTGTAATGCTAAAATTGCATCCCTAATCCTcccttttaataaaatattcttCATGCCTCAAGAATTTAATTTTTGTGCGTATATTAATTGTGATAATGATGTCTTGATTAGTTTTGACCCTTCTACCTTTTGTATAAATGATGTTCAAGCGCAAATGACTTTTATAAGATGAGAGAGTTGATGTGGTCTATATCCTATTACCATCACAAATAAGACATATTATCTCcatatttctttgtttttttaccTTCTATTTGGCATAATC
This Amaranthus tricolor cultivar Red isolate AtriRed21 chromosome 13, ASM2621246v1, whole genome shotgun sequence DNA region includes the following protein-coding sequences:
- the LOC130798781 gene encoding S-protein homolog 29-like yields the protein MGPTHYNLVILIILMGVLITPKVIVSAHFGYNVTVTNGLQQGEQLVFRCQSKDTDLGYHHFSDTGASFSWVFKVNFLETTLYFCHFYWRDKTVSFPVFTVKNEGDCAYLVYWEVRSDGFYYHCDDDDSYYKHSWSN